From a single Miscanthus floridulus cultivar M001 chromosome 8, ASM1932011v1, whole genome shotgun sequence genomic region:
- the LOC136472080 gene encoding uncharacterized protein, with protein sequence MTTGTGSSASCSVAKRLRPELPLIICGKCKQKIVMEYRVKRQGPNKGRVFYKCPDRDWEGNGCDGWYWEEDYATYVQNLGALEVAAAADEAIMSRHWMYNADRRSQDFIEGLHYFLGVAEANKRDGFMCCPCALCKNLKEYSSSMSLHSHLLKSGFMSNYICWTKHGESGVMMEEGEGEDLDIDDIIAQYGAFDDTTMGGDEEEVAVEDDLGDALGDAIRDAQQEWESEKEKVKFERMLEDHRKLLYPTAEEGQKKLGTTLELLQWKAKNGISDKAFGNLLNLIKKMLPKPNELPTTTYEAKKVVCPLGLKIQKIHACPNDCILYHGNEYENLDECPVCKASRYKIRRDDPGDVEGEQRPRKKIPAKVMWYAPIIPRLKRLFRNKDHAKLLRWYKEDRKVDNMLRHPADGSQWRAIDREFPEFANEARNLRFALSTDGMNPFGEQSTSPRQPGNDIDVYLKPLVEELLVLWNKPGVRVWDEYKQEHFDLRAMLFVTINDWPALSNLSGQTNKGYNACTHCFDDLDSIYLKRCRKVVYLGHRRFLPLNHQVRKKGKHFKGKPDHRKKPHNRTGEDVLAMVKDVKVVFGKGQGSESVPKDAKGHAPMWKKKSIFWELPYWQVLETDDGRHYLSPASYTLSKEERDNMFECLSSIKVPSGFSSNIKGIINVPDKKFLNLKSHDCHVLMTQLLPVALRGILPPHVRLATVKLCAFLNAISQKAINPVELATLQNDVVQCLVSFELVFPPSFFNIMTHILVHLVKEISILGPVFLHNMFPFERFMGVLKKYVKVRSKPEGSIAQGYGTEEVIEFCVDFIPDLAPIGVPESRHEGRLSGKGTLGKKTYIGMEDDYFNKAHYTVLQNSSLVHPYIEIHKEFLRQPSWHILTYQGYEINGNTFYTVAQDKRSTNQNSGVRIDGTDPNGNIQTYYGRIEEIWELDYAPNFKVPLFRCQWVKLTGGGVTVDKEYGMTTVDLNNIGYKEEPFVLAADVSQVFYVKDMSTKSKRGKNEDINSMINEPKRHIILSGKINIVGIEDKSDMSEDYERNVRIPPFIVKKDPSIMLNDEDTPWLRQDHNQGSYVKKKFTVVPA encoded by the exons atgacaactggtaccggatcatcggcctcttgttcggttgcgaaacgactgaggccagaactccctctcattatctgcggcaagtgtaagcagaagattgtgatggagtaccgagtcaagagacagggacccaacaagggccgtgttttctacaagtgcccggatcgcgat tgggagggcaatggatgcgatggttggtactgggaggaagattatgctacatacgtgcagaatttgggtgcgcttgaggtagcggctgctgctgatgaggca attatgtcacgccattggatgtacaatgccgatcgccgctcccaagactttattgagggcttgcactatttcttaggtgtggccgaggcaaataagcgggatggtttcatgtgctgtccatgtgccctatgtaagaatttaaaggaatattcaagctcaatgagtcttcattcacatttgcttaagtcaggtttcatgtcaaactatatatgttggactaagcatggagaaagcggggtcatgatggaagaaggtgaaggagaagatttagacattgatgacattattgctcagtatggtgcctttgatgatactacaatggggggagatgaagaagaggtagcggtagaagatgatctcggtgatgctcttggcgatgccattcgtgatgcacaacaagaatgggaaagtgaaaaagagaaagttaagttcgagcgcatgcttgaggatcataggaagttgctatacccgacggccgaagaggggcaaaaaaagctgggtacaacactggaattgctacaatggaaggcaaagaatggtatatccgacaaggcatttgggaatttattgaacctcataaagaagatgcttccgaagccaaatgaattgcccaccactacgtacgaagcaaaaaaggttgtctgcccattgggattaaaaatccagaagatacatgcatgtcctaatgactgcatcctctaccatggcaatgaatacgagaatttggatgaatgcccggtatgtaaagcatcgcggtataagatcaggcgcgatgatcctggtgacgtcgagggtgaacaacgtcctagaaagaaaatccctgccaaggttatgtggtatgctcctataataccacgcttaaaacgtttgttcagaaataaagaccatgcaaagttgttgcggtggtataaagaagaccgtaaggtagacaatatgctgagacacccagctgatgggtcccagtggagagcgatagacagggaatttccagagtttgcaaatgaggctagaaacttaaggttcgccttaagtacagatggtatgaatccttttggagagcagagcacta gtccgaggcaacctggcaacgatattgatgtctatctgaagccattagttgaagaacttctagttttatggaacaaaccaggtgtacgtgtctgggatgagtacaaacaagaacactttgacctacgagcaatgttgttcgtaacaatcaatgattggcctgctttaagtaatctttcaggtcagacaaacaaaggatataatgcatgcacacattgttttgatgaccttgacagtatatatttgaaaagatgtcgaaaggtcgtgtaccttggccatcgtcgattccttccgttgaatcaccaagtaagaaagaaagggaagcattttaaaggtaagccagaccatcggaagaagcctcataaccgaaccggggaagatgtactcgcaatggtcaaggatgtgaaagtagtatttggaaagggacaaggcagtgaatctgttcccaaagatgctaagggacacgcacccatgtggaagaagaagtccatcttttgggagctaccctattggcaagtcctagag acagatgatggacgtcattacttaagtcctgctagctacacgcttagcaaagaagagagggacaacatgttcgaatgtctaagcagcatcaaggtcccatcgggattctcctccaatataaagggtataataaatgtgccagataagaaattcctaaacttaaagtcccatgactgccacgtgcttatgacgcaattgcttccagttgctttaagaggaattctacctccacatgtacgtctagccaccgtgaagctatgtgcattcctcaatgcaatttctcagaaggcaatcaatccagtggaactagctactctacagaatgatgtggttcaatgtcttgtcagctttgagttggtgttccctccatccttctttaatatcatgacacacatcctagttcatttggtgaaggagattagtattcttggacctgtgttcttacataacatgttccccttcgagaggtttatgggagtcttgaagaaatatgtgaaagtccgttctaagcctgaaggaagcatcgcccagggctatggaacagaggaggtcattgagttctgtgttgactttattcctgaccttgccccgattggtgttcccgaatcacgacacgaggggcgactcagtggtaaaggaactttagggaagaaaacatatatcggcatggaagacgattatttcaataaagcacactacacagttcttcagaactcgtcattggtgcatccgtacatcgagatacataaggagttctta aggcagccatcgtggcatatcctcacgtaccaagggtacgagataaatgggaatacattttacacagttgcccaagataaaaggagcaccaatcaaaatagtggtgttcgcatagatggaacagatccaaatgggaatatacaaacatattatggccgcatagaagagatatgggaactagactacgcacctaattttaaagtccctttgttccggtgccaatgggtgaagctgaccggaggaggggtaacagtcgacaaagagtatggaatgacaacagtggacctcaacaatattgggtacaaagaggaaccattcgtccttgctgccgatgtgagtcaggtgttctatgtgaaagacatgtctacaaaatcaaagagaggaaaaaacgaagacatcaactcaatgatcaatgagccaaagcgccacataattctttctgggaaaataaatatagtgggaattgaagacaagtcagacatgtcagaagattacgaaagaaatgtccgaattccacccttcatagtgaagaaagatccaagcatcatgttaaatgatgaagacactccatggttacgacaagatcataaccaagggtcatacgtcaagaagaaattcactgttgtgcccgcatga
- the LOC136475394 gene encoding BTB/POZ and MATH domain-containing protein 2-like produces MDLVTGSATVLYHGVYIHHPIGGYAHVVLPPGGIESNVFATGRHYWSARFVCRKIYGGNTCLSMSLHLWSRGVKVKASWELSVIDPLRSSLLPTTLYSSPPQYFVSSEDIRWDLDYVFLSDRCFWYVDDSGRLVLQITVTIVPEDDPETTIGSQIDDVPPSDMLDQLGEVLETREGADVTFSVDGELIPAHKIVLAMRSRVFKAQLYGEMKESGEQPIEISAMTADTFRALLRYIYTDSSPASSSNQQGEEEGSQDNDKQVWELLTAADRYSVERLKLICERILSKRLDVNNVADMLGLADRHHCGTLKDACIDFMSTSHRMDQVKKSQGFLQLKDSHPLLLVEVLEKSSKF; encoded by the coding sequence ATGGACCTTGTTACGGGGTCGGCGACGGTGTTGTACCACGGCGTGTACATCCATCACCCCATCGGCGGCTACGCGCATGTGGTTCTCCCGCCCGGCGGCATCGAGTCCAACGTCTTCGCCACCGGCCGCCACTACTGGTCCGCCCGATTCGTCTGCCGCAAGATCTACGGCGGCAACACGTGCCTGTCCATGAGCCTGCATCTCTGGTCCAGAGGCGTCAAGGTGAAAGCGTCCTGGGAGCTCAGCGTCATCGACCCACTACGCAGCTCCCTGCTCCCGACTACGCTGTACAGTTCGCCACCGCAGTATTTTGTGTCGTCGGAGGACATCCGCTGGGACCTGGACTATGTCTTCCTGAGCGACCGGTGCTTTTGGTATGTCGATGACAGCGGCCGGCTCGTCTTGCAGATCACGGTCACGATCGTCCCGGAGGACGATCCTGAGACGACAATAGGCAGTCAGATTGACGACGTGCCACCGTCGGACATGCTGGACCAGCTCGGCGAGGTCCTGGAGACAAGGGAGGGCGCGGACGTCACCTTCTCCGTCGACGGTGAGCTCATCCCGGCGCACAAGATCGTGCTCGCCATGCGATCACGCGTCTTCAAAGCGCAGCTCTATGGGGAGATGAAGGAGAGTGGGGAGCAGCCCATCGAGATCAGCGCCATGACTGCCGACACGTTCAGGGCTTTGCTCCGTTACATCTACACCGACTCTTCGCCGGCGAGCAGCAGCAACCAACAAGGCGAGGAAGAAGGCAGCCAGGACAATGACAAGCAGGTTTGGGAGCTGCTCACGGCCGCAGACCGTTACAGCGTGGAGCGGCTGAAGCTCATCTGCGAGCGCATTCTTTCCAAGAGGCTTGACGTCAACAACGTGGCGGATATGTTGGGGCTGGCTGATCGACACCACTGCGGCACGCTTAAGGATGCCTGCATCGACTTCATGAGCACTTCGCATAGGATGGACCAGGTAAAGAAGAGCCAAGGGTTCTTGCAGCTAAAAGATTCCCACCCTCTTCTTTTGGTGGAAGTGTTAGAGAAGTCAAGCAAGTTTTAA
- the LOC136469016 gene encoding B3 domain-containing protein Os02g0683500-like → MSNGHGALDLCGKRKRGWKVVDVEYLFSKILTPSDVGKLNRLLIPRQCAEECFPKILEAKSGEDGDDFLNFEDFSTGLIWRFRFCLWNNSKTYVLTKGWHAFIKEKNLKKGDVLSFYHGVDKTTSTNHLFIHIKPHASTISLPHHVPCTIFSPSSLMIDDQVHESLGFGTSHGIVPASKPLSFGSRELMPPTNLMPQQSTFPESTSLEIVRAEKRLRLFGVDIDIPSHDCGDESCSGSTKNAASIVLNILDE, encoded by the coding sequence ATGAGCAATGGTCATGGAGCATTAGATTTATGTGGGAAAAGAAAAAGGGGCTGGAAGGTCGTTGATGTGGAGTACTTGTTCAGCAAGATTCTAACTCCAAGCGATGTTGGCAAGCTGAATCGTCTATTGATCCCAAGGCAATGCGCTGAGGAGTGCTTTCCCAAGATTTTAGAGGCCAAGAGTGgtgaagatggtgatgatttcCTCAATTTTGAGGACTTCTCCACAGGGTTAATCTGGCGCTTCCGCTTTTGCCTCTGGAACAATAGCAAGACCTATGTCTTGACCAAGGGCTGGCACGCCTTTATCAAGGAGAAGAATCTCAAGAAAGGTGATGTTTTATCCTTCTACCATGGTGTCGATAAGACTACAAGCACAAACCACTTGTTTATCCATATCAAGCCCCATGCTAGTACCATTTCTCTGCCACATCATGTGCCATGTACGATCTTCTCTCCATCTAGCTTGATGATTGATGATCAGGTCCATGAGAGCCTTGGCTTTGGTACAAGCCATGGAATTGTGCCAGCATCGAAGCCTTTGTCCTTTGGATCTAGGGAGTTGATGCCTCCAACTAATCTGATGCCACAACAATCAACATTTCCTGAATCGACATCACTTGAAATTGTAAGGGCAGAAAAGCGTTTGCGACTATTTGGGGTCGACATTGACATCCCTTCTCATGACTGTGGTGATGAGTCTTGCAGTGGATCCACCAAGAATGCTGCTTCAATTGTCCTGAACATTTTGGATGAATAA